TCCAGATATGTCTTCAACTGTTAGTTATTTGTTCTTGGTTATTATGCCAGCCTTGAATCCGAATTAGTGGAGTTAGTCGTCAAATATATTGTGAAGAAGTTGAGTCGTGAATGCTCAAGCGATTTGAAGGGTCTGGTTGGAATTGAAAGTCGCATCCAGCAACTCGAGTCATTGTTATGCATTGATGTAGAAGATGTTCGTGTTCGCACTGTTGGTATTTGGGGTATGGGTGGTGTTGGCAAGACCACCCTTGCCGGTGTTGTATTCAACCGACTCTCATCTCAATTCGAAGCTTCCTATTTCCTTGCTGATGTCAGGGAAAAATATGGCAAAGATGGACTACACGGTTTGCGAGATGAACTTTTTCGCAACTTATTGAAGGATGAAAGTCTAAGGATCGGCACTCCATCTATAGGATCAACATTAACCAAACAGAGGCTCTCCCGTACAAAGGTCCTCGTTGTGCTTGATGATGTGAATGATGTTAGGCAACTAGAAACTTTGGTTGGTGATCAGGTTCAATTTGGACCGGGAAGTAGAATCATTATAACAACTAGAGATATGCATCAACTTAGAGAGATGCAACAGCTGCATAAAGGAGCTAACCatgatgttttaatatacaAGGCAAAGGAACTAGATCGTAATGAAGCACTTCAGCTCTTCCACTTGAGTGATTCTGAGGAAATCAGTTGCGGAGCAGAATATACCGAATTAGTGAGAACGGTGGTGCATTATGCTGCGGGAATTCCCTTAGCCCTTAAAATATGGGGTTCCTTATTTCGTCGATGCAAGAGCACACAAGAGCGGGAAAGTTTCTTGAAAAAGTTGAAAAGGTTTCCTGAAAAGAAACTTCAAGATGTGTATAGGATAAGTTATGATGCATTAGGAGAAAATGAGAGGGAGATATTTCTTTATATCGCATGTTTTCACAAAGGAGAGAATGTAAATAGAGCAAAAGAACAATTGGATGCATGTGGATTATTTGCGGATAGTGGAATCAACGTTCTCATTGATATGTCTCTGATATCAATCGAAGGCAAATGGCGGACAGAAGAAACTGGTTATCTGTGGATGCATGATTTGATACAAGAAATGGGTTGGGCAATTGAGCGTGAACAAGCGAAGCCTGGAAAGCGCAGTAGGCTGTGGACCCCGGAGGACATCTGTTATGTGTTGGAAAATAATAAGGTAATGGCCTAATTCATTGACAAATCATTACCCGATAACGATTTGATGTTAGTTTGAGtaattctatttttttggtAAGACTATATATATGCTGATTTATACTTCGCGTCAATTGTCAGGGGAGTAAAAAAGTTCAAAGCATATCCCTAAACCTCTCTCAGATTACAAAGCTAAACTTGACTCCTCAAGCCTTCAAAAATATGTGTAATCTAAAATTTCTAAAGTTATATGGTGGAGATCGCTCGGGCCACTACTACTACCCTTGGAATGACTGCAATGTGCACTTTAATCTTCACAATCTGGAATATCTTCCTGATTCCCTTATATATCTCAGCTGGCCTGCATACACTTTGAAATATTTGCCATCAACATTTTCTGCTGAGAATCTGACTGAGCTTTCTATGCCTCGTAGCCAACTACAAAGACTTTGGGATGAAGGCCAGGTATGCGACCAAGTTAGTTCCTGCATGTATTAATTATTGAATGCAGTATATGTAAAAGTCATATATTCAAGCCAAGTTATTCTTACCGTGTCTCTTTAAAATTGTTACAGAAGCCTAGGAACTTAAAACGCATCGATCTCAGTTATTCTAAGCAGCTGGTTGAAGTTCCAGATCTCTCTATGAGCGTAAACATTGAGAAGATAAACCTTCAAGGCTGTGAAAGGCTGGTTGAAATTCCTTCCTATTTTGAAAATCTTCACAAGCTTACTTCATTGGATGTGATCAATTGCTCGAATCTTAGTGTTCTCTCGGATATGCCATGCAATATGGTTTCGCTGGAGTTGGGCAGGACTGCAATAGAAGTCTTGCCTTCATCAATTTGGTCCCATGAAAAACTTGTTGAATTGAATCTTCAAGGGTGCGAGGGCATTAAGAAACTTCCAAACAGCATTTGGAAGCTGTATTCCCTCGAAGTTCTTGTGTTGTCTGGGACAAGTATAGAACGATTGCCCTCGTCAATCGAGTGTCTCTCTGGGTTAAAAATTCTTTTACTGCAAAATTGCAAAAGGTTTGTCAGTCTCCCAACCAGCATTTATAAGTTGAAATCTCTTACGAACCTTCATCTTTCTGGATGCCGTAGCTTCGGAAACTTCCCTGAGATCTTGGAGCCTATGGAACTTCTGGGGAATCTTAGTTTAGCAGGAACCAAATTTAAAGAGCTACCCTGTTTGATTGAAAACGTAGTTGGGCGGAAGGAATTAGTGTTACCTGGGTGTAGAAGCTTTGAGTCTGTCCCAAACAGCATCTTGCCTCCGTCGTCGGTCATTTTATGGGCTTCGATGAGTTACCTACACCTCAGTGACTGCACAATGTTAGAAGAAATCCCTGATTCCATCTTTAGCCTAAACAGGGTATATGAATTAAATCTGAGTGGAACCATGATTAGGAGCATACCTTCAACCATCAATCAAGCATCCCGGCTGAGGAGATTAGATCTACAGAATTGCAAGCGCCTTGAATCTTTACCCAAGCTCCCATATCTTCTAGAATTGATATATGCAAGTGGCTGCAAGAGATTGAAGACAGTGTCTGGGTTCACGACTGCACTGACAGAAGGTTTGGATCGAACATTTCTTTCCACGAGGCATATATTTGATAACTGCGTAAGTTTGGATGAGAATGCAAGGAGGACCATAATGGATTTTGCACATCTTAGAAATAAGGCAAcagtcatttcaaaaaaaagaaaaagaaataaggcAACAGCTCATCATCCGgtacgtctctctctctctctctctctctctctctctctctctctccatatgTATATACGCATTCCTCTGCTTCTAATTTTGGCAAGTTAAAACAAATAATCAAAATCATGTCTTTGTCTAGGTTCCGTACCTAATGAGGTACGAAGCAATATGTTCGGGAAATGAAATTCCAAAATGGGTGAGCAATCAAATGGAGGGGTCTTCGATAGATATCAAGCTTCCTCTACATTGGTCTGAAGATGCAAACTTTTTGGGTTTAGCTTTCTGCGTTGTTGTTGATTTCTCTAAAGCAGAAAATAATGAGACATGTCGGGGTGAATCCATTTTCAAAACCGAAAATGGTGAAAGCCAAACCTTTTGGAGCTATTTTCAGAGATATTTGATCC
This portion of the Rosa chinensis cultivar Old Blush chromosome 1, RchiOBHm-V2, whole genome shotgun sequence genome encodes:
- the LOC112189604 gene encoding disease resistance-like protein DSC1 — its product is MASSSSPPAHAFKYDVFLSFRGEDTRNTFTSHLHAALVQKKIETYIDYELVRGEEIAPALLKAIEESKLSVVILSQDYASSTWCLDELAHILECKERHGQIVIPIFYRTDPSHVRHQRESYAAAFVQHEERFKDKVLKWREALTKASKLAGFDSRSIGLESELVELVVKYIVKKLSRECSSDLKGLVGIESRIQQLESLLCIDVEDVRVRTVGIWGMGGVGKTTLAGVVFNRLSSQFEASYFLADVREKYGKDGLHGLRDELFRNLLKDESLRIGTPSIGSTLTKQRLSRTKVLVVLDDVNDVRQLETLVGDQVQFGPGSRIIITTRDMHQLREMQQLHKGANHDVLIYKAKELDRNEALQLFHLSDSEEISCGAEYTELVRTVVHYAAGIPLALKIWGSLFRRCKSTQERESFLKKLKRFPEKKLQDVYRISYDALGENEREIFLYIACFHKGENVNRAKEQLDACGLFADSGINVLIDMSLISIEGKWRTEETGYLWMHDLIQEMGWAIEREQAKPGKRSRLWTPEDICYVLENNKGSKKVQSISLNLSQITKLNLTPQAFKNMCNLKFLKLYGGDRSGHYYYPWNDCNVHFNLHNLEYLPDSLIYLSWPAYTLKYLPSTFSAENLTELSMPRSQLQRLWDEGQKPRNLKRIDLSYSKQLVEVPDLSMSVNIEKINLQGCERLVEIPSYFENLHKLTSLDVINCSNLSVLSDMPCNMVSLELGRTAIEVLPSSIWSHEKLVELNLQGCEGIKKLPNSIWKLYSLEVLVLSGTSIERLPSSIECLSGLKILLLQNCKRFVSLPTSIYKLKSLTNLHLSGCRSFGNFPEILEPMELLGNLSLAGTKFKELPCLIENVVGRKELVLPGCRSFESVPNSILPPSSVILWASMSYLHLSDCTMLEEIPDSIFSLNRVYELNLSGTMIRSIPSTINQASRLRRLDLQNCKRLESLPKLPYLLELIYASGCKRLKTVSGFTTALTEGLDRTFLSTRHIFDNCVSLDENARRTIMDFAHLRNKATVISKKRKRNKATAHHPVPYLMRYEAICSGNEIPKWVSNQMEGSSIDIKLPLHWSEDANFLGLAFCVVVDFSKAENNETCRGESIFKTENGESQTFWSYFQRYLIRCDDDNSDHLVLWYDSLEKVRSTPYSNATEASFHFCGLSSDRKQQRAVENPVERCGVSLLYAKAETDKKKRETRE